From a single Notolabrus celidotus isolate fNotCel1 chromosome 7, fNotCel1.pri, whole genome shotgun sequence genomic region:
- the mafgb gene encoding v-maf avian musculoaponeurotic fibrosarcoma oncogene homolog Gb produces MTTTNKGNKALKVKREPGENGTSLTDDELVTMSVRELNQHLRGLTKEEIVQLKQRRRTLKNRGYAASCRVKRVTQKEELEKQKAQLQQEVDKLANENASMRIELDALRSKYEALQTFARTVARSPTVGVGVRGGGGGGGGGVPSSVIGPLIPGKVATATSVITIVKSKTDARS; encoded by the exons ATGACGACGACTAACAAAGGAAATAAAGCCTTGAAG GTGAAGCGAGAGCCGGGGGAGAATGGCACCAGCCTCACAGATGATGAGTTGGTCACCATGTCGGTGCGGGAGCTGAACCAGCACCTCCGAGGGCTCACCAAAGAGGAGATTGTGCAGCTGAAACAACGGCGGCGCACGCTGAAGAACCGGGGCTATGCCGCCAGCTGCCGGGTGAAGCGAGTCACTcagaaggaggagctggagaagcAGAAGGcccagctgcagcaggaggtgGACAAACTGGCCAATGAGAATGCTTCAATGCGCATTGAGCTGGACGCTCTGAGGTCTAAGTACGAGGCATTACAAACCTTTGCCAGGACTGTGGCGAGGAGCCCCACAGTAGGGGTCGGGGTCAggggtggtggaggtggaggagggggaggggtgcCATCATcagtgattggtccgctcataCCTGGGAAGGTGGCGACGGCGACGAGCGTGATCACAATAGTGAAGTCAAAAACAGATGCACGGTCgtga